Proteins from one Halopseudomonas pelagia genomic window:
- a CDS encoding HlyD family type I secretion periplasmic adaptor subunit → MSTNGSSGGAGKPSPNPDNAFRLGPRVFVGAALALLLLVGVGGWAVSAQLSGAVIAQGFVTVDQDLKSIQHRDGGIVSEIAIREGDIVRAGDVLLRLQDTQTKAELSIVRSKLVELAIRRARLLAERDGLAAIEFPSDLNVEDSPDVFLGETRMFDGNRTSRESKKQQLELSVEQIKEEIKGLDAQRRSKGEEFQLVEAEYEANKGLVSKGIIARTLLVPLARDRVKLSGERGEIHASIARAKTRMSEIRVQIIAIDENARTEAQRELSSVEAEFSELRDRHIAIEDRLARTDIRAPISGTVNELNVHTIGGVITPAEELVTIVPEDAKLKVEVKLVPISIDQLWVGQAVRLRFTAFNQRTTPELKGELIYVSAATTRDDTTGESYYLGDVNVPAQELQKLGNVTLLPGMPVEVFITTEERTAMTYFIKPVTDQFSRAFREE, encoded by the coding sequence TGGGAGTCGGCGGCTGGGCCGTGAGTGCTCAACTAAGTGGGGCCGTAATCGCACAAGGGTTCGTGACGGTTGATCAGGACCTGAAGTCGATACAGCATCGTGACGGCGGCATCGTCAGCGAGATAGCCATCAGAGAAGGGGACATCGTCCGAGCTGGAGACGTGCTGCTGAGGCTCCAAGACACACAGACGAAGGCGGAGCTTTCAATTGTGCGCTCAAAGCTCGTGGAGTTGGCTATCAGGAGAGCAAGGCTTCTGGCAGAGCGGGACGGGCTTGCGGCAATCGAATTCCCGTCCGATTTGAACGTAGAGGATTCTCCGGATGTCTTTCTTGGCGAAACACGCATGTTCGACGGCAATCGCACCAGTCGCGAAAGTAAGAAGCAGCAGCTCGAGCTCAGCGTCGAGCAAATAAAAGAGGAGATAAAGGGGCTGGACGCGCAGCGGCGATCAAAAGGCGAGGAATTCCAGTTAGTCGAGGCAGAATATGAGGCGAACAAAGGCCTTGTTAGCAAAGGCATCATCGCACGAACCCTCCTTGTTCCGCTCGCTCGTGACAGAGTAAAACTTTCAGGTGAGCGCGGTGAGATTCACGCGTCCATTGCCAGAGCGAAAACTCGCATGAGTGAAATTCGCGTACAGATTATCGCAATTGACGAGAACGCACGTACTGAGGCTCAGCGGGAATTAAGTTCCGTGGAAGCAGAATTTTCCGAACTGCGTGATCGGCACATCGCCATCGAGGATCGGCTGGCGCGAACGGACATTCGTGCTCCGATTTCTGGGACCGTAAATGAGCTGAACGTCCACACGATTGGAGGAGTGATCACGCCGGCCGAAGAGCTTGTCACAATTGTTCCGGAAGATGCGAAACTGAAGGTCGAGGTGAAACTTGTTCCGATATCCATCGACCAACTTTGGGTCGGACAGGCGGTCAGGCTCCGTTTCACTGCTTTTAACCAGAGAACGACCCCAGAGCTCAAAGGTGAACTCATCTATGTCTCCGCAGCGACGACACGCGACGACACTACAGGCGAATCCTACTACCTTGGGGATGTCAATGTCCCTGCACAGGAGCTTCAGAAGCTCGGCAATGTCACGCTGCTACCTGGTATGCCCGTCGAAGTTTTTATTACCACCGAAGAGCGCACCGCTATGACGTATTTTATTAAGCCTGTAACCGATCAGTTCAGTAGAGCGTTTCGAGAAGAGTAG